The DNA region AATCTTTCAAATCTGTTAAATTATGCATTCTTTTAAGGGCTCCCTAGCTCTATGGTCTCTTTCCTTCATTTGATTTATCACTTGTAGATGGAAGATTTCCCCTGATTGCTGGTCTCATTACCAATTCTGTGCACTAATGCTTCATTGGCTtcctaaattatttaataattcttaACTATGTTAGGGATGTTCCAAATGTTAGGCAAAATGAATCTCAACCATCTTATTCATCTTATTTCCTTCTGTTCATAGACACATATTCATCATTAACCAAGTGTACACTgaactgtatttaaaatattttacccaaCTCTTGAAATGATTTCTTTAGATCTTATATTTGTGTATTGTAATTTTACCATCTTTTTGTGCATAAATAAAGTGCCACACTACTACACTGCTTTCTGTCATCACTATAGTTCTGTCTTTCAATTCTACTTATGGTGAAGGGTCTGTTCCACTTCTGTGCCATGCATCACACTGTTCTGAGGCATATTCACATGTGTGCTGGATAAGAATTGGCTTCAGGCAACACTGTTTTTCCTTGATATCTGACACATACTAAACAAATCCAccttaaattaacaaaataagttAATGAGAAATTAAGGATGTACATGAAACATAACTGTGGCTGAGAATTTAGTCTTGAGAAGCaatctgattttcttatgtgCATAAACTACCTATTTTCTGCACATTTGAAATTCAACTTGAGATTGAAACCGAAGAATTCCATGTCACGCCAAAAGGGAAGAAAGTTTGTTTTCCTGAGAAGAAGGTATCTACAGTTTGGTTTCCTTGCCTTGGAAGgacaacaaaaatttatatctGCATAATCATAGCTTCAGAAATCTCTTGAGGCATGTATTCTGGTCCTtgtattttttcctgtttctcattcctaatgacaaaaataaatagccAATGTTAGTTGAAGTGATCAGGAAagccttaactttttttttcttttcatgtgggaaaattgaaatattttacttcaaattattattattatttttttttttaccattgtgGAAGTGGTACAACTTAGAGGATAAACCTTCTTTGTATCCCTTAGGCAGTCTTTGATTAGTGTCTCAACATAGGAACAAAATCATCTTGTGGGAAATGTACATAAGTGATTAGCAGCAAGTGCAGACATCAAAAGCTTGCCTGAAGCTAGGACTAGTTTCCATAACTTAGAATAACTAAGAAGTCAGAATATGAGGATAATTTTCTATACTTGAACATTATTCATGTACCTAGTATTCAATATATGATGCCAATTACTGTATTATGTGCTAGGTACTAAATTTGacgtttatatattttatattatttagtcCACACACACTTTTCAGGGATATAATATATCCATTTCAATAATCAGAAGTCCCAAGAGGTCTAATGACTTTGTTGTGTTTATCTTGCCATTGAGTAGTGGAGCCTAGACTTAAAACAGATCTGATTGATATCAAGGACCACATTATTAGCCTTTCTAATATAATGTATGAAATTAatctatacatttttatatttttaggactgaagaggaaagagaggaaaatttggaaatTGTTTCTGGATTTCTGAATGGGAGCAGACAGCGGTGTGACAATCACACGCTGTATAAGGACCAAAGTCTTTGAAAATAACTACTGTGACCCGCAGGAAAACAAGCTGACTGGACAGAGAGTTCTCCTGGTGTGGTGGAAAACAAGGAAAAGGAACCCTAAGGAGAATTTCATGTGCCTGTGGTCTGCTGTTCTGTACACATCCTTCTCCTGATTAGTATATGTTAAGTTTCTGAAATCAAAATAGTTATAGTTTTACAGTgaattatgtttatatataattgtgtaatataaaaggaaatttttccatttattgagtTTCACAGAATCTCTATGAGCCCAACAAGACAGGTAACAGAAAAGTCTCACCTTTAAATTCAACCCAATGTCAAAGTTAGGAGAAGTCCTGAATCTGCATTAAAGGTGAGAGATTGATTTTATTAAGTCTCTATTTCTATAACCTATATTCTCAAAAATGCACACTCCCATATTTTATACTACCTGAATATTATcagctctttctcttttgtctttgtctttccttTAGTTTTCTTATCATTGTGCATATCTTTACTAATTTCCTCATATTTCTAATCTTCATTCTGTCACATTTTATCTCCATTCTACTTTGTCTGTGTCTCAGATTATCCTGTAGACTTCAGCAAAATCAATTGGATGCTTGGTTGTAAGTTTGAGAATTAAGTGCTATCTTATCCTCAGAAAgaattacatatgtatatatattataacacacacacatatatatgtgtatataaaatatattttcactggGAGACCATTAGTCATGcttctataaatttttaaatgagacatTTTCTCTTATGAATGCTGAATGTATTAGAAAATATGATGTAGAGAAGAGAACCAGGAATAATAAATACCATTGACTTGAATGTACGGTCTTTATACAGGGTGGAGTTATAAATCTAATCAAGAGCTATTCACTATATATACCTGAGAATATAACATCTATTATATATACaagaataatgatatttaataCTAAAAGTCTCttcattttatatgatttaagGTAGTTTTTACATCTGCTGTactttttctgtcttctattcattttttaataaatcccTGAAAATCCATATCAATGTCTCTGTCACTGGCAGAGCTGTCCTGCTCTTGATAAATTTTTACCTTCTGCCCTTGAATCCCTATAGCACCTCCCCCTACAACCTTGCCAGACATTTAACTTAGTATTCATTTGATATTTATTACATGCTGCATTAGGCTGTGCTTGTTATATGTACCATTCATGTTTTTCAACTATTTTCTTGGTTCTTTGATTTACAGgagttaaaaaagaacaaatcattaTGAAGGAGAATTGTCAGTAAAACTACAAGAAGAGATTGGGATTTTAATTGACCTATCAGgataataaaatttagaaagactCAAAGGATGAACTTCTTAAAAGCATGACCTTAAGATTTTAACAGCTGTAGAGACTAgttatacaaccagaaaaatagaagaatgagTACACAAAACATGATAGTAATGAACAATTACTTTCATGTTAAGTAATTTTtaagtacatattatatatactatttatttggtattgttgctatataatttagtattcacaatatattttatgaatgtcTCTTGTTAGTTTGGGTTTTAACCAGGAAAAACATCTTTTTCTGTGCTTCGAGTTTGGTCTTTTTACTTGACTATTTTTTTActtcaatattttctcattttacttgGTTATAATTATGATTTATCatatcatatctttttaaaattttttatttaattgttgacAAACCCGTAGTTTAtccatttgtatgtggtgctgaggcaactctcccactgagccacaacctcagccatcatatcatattttatgaaataagaatCATGGGATCTGGGTTCTGGTACCCATTCTGCAAATTGTGTTAATTTTGGAGGCTCAGCTTgcttttctgagtctcagatttTTCATGTGAATGATGGTGAGCTTggacaaaattttctttatacattccaTGTACATTTTCATCTCATTACACTGGAGACATGTGTTTTCCCTCACCAAGGCTGTAGCTATTTTTCAACAGTGACTACATTTTCCTGCCTTCTTCCAAGTGATCATAATCTCTGTATGCATGTTCATCCAGTTAGTCCCATGCTGACTCACCCTACTCACATGGGTAGGACCTGTGGTTGTTCCTGCTCCTACCCCAGGCTATGGGTTTCTAGTCTTGAAAAGTATACACATGGAGTTTGTGGACTATAAGCTCAGGAATTGAAAGTGTAATGACTATGTGTAGATGATACTAGAGAGAGACTCATGCTAATGGTGGTGACAAGGATAGGAGGGAAGACATTGTATGTCTCTGAGTCTTGGAGTCCAGGATGAATGATGGCATTAGGCAGATGGCCCTTTGTATGAGAAGGTCTGAAATTGTAGCTACAAAAAAATAGGATGTCAGAGTACCTATTTTATTTGTACCTcagaaacttctaaaaataaCCTTTATTAGGTGTTTTCAGGAAGTGCTTTCTACTTTAGGAAATGATTGAGGTGAGTATCAATTTGGATAAAgagaaataagtttttaatttgctCGTCCTCTACTTCACACATAAATATAATATGCATTAAAGGACTAAGTCCAGTGTCATCCTGTGCTTTAAAGTCAATAAGAAAGCTCACGGAACCTTCTCAAAAGTGACCTATTAATGTTTGAAATTCATCTCGTTTTATAATCatgaattttaaagtataaagCTCCCAAATTCCTTGAAGAGAAAATACCTGTATCTGAATAAATTTTAGACAATATAATCAGAATAATACCAAGTGTTATTTACTATGTGGAGGTACTGAATACTTCACAAGGTGAGGAATGCCAAGGGACCTAAAAGTTGATATCAAGAAGAGGCTGAGACACAGAGGAATTCACACTAATAGCTATTCCAAGAGCTAGTTCTCAACATCTTCATGAAGATCTATGCTACATCCTCTTTAGGCTTTTTAGACTTGTTTCTTAGTAGAAACTCAGGTGAAATTCTCCAGATGCACATTTATTAGGTCTAGAGAAAGACATGATGGGCAGAACAGGTTTCCTATGAAATCTTACAGGGCATGAAGCCATTGAGGGTTATATAATAATGAAAGATTATGTTGAAACTGGAGGCACTAGATAGCAGTGAACATGAGAAAAGATGTTTTTAAGCAAGTGAATGTGCACATATTTCCCCTGTTGTCCTATGGTTGAGGGCTAATTTCTCATATCCTGGTTTCTCTATACTCTCCATCTATAGCCTACCTTAATTCACTCTCAATTCATGACTCAGACACCTCTGTTAATCATGATATTTTCCTCTTATCCAGACATTCTATTAGAGAATTGTGTGAACTGGAGAGGGAAGGGAACTATGAGAATATGCATAAATGCAGCATGGAATAtgttggaaatgaaaaaaaaagtcaatgctACAGTGATTTAAATACCCGATGAACATTATGTATATTCATTAATCATTTGTTTTTGCCAAATTTGTTAATTTGAGAAGAGAACATTACAATGAGAGGGTTGGTGACATGTTTATATCCTGCTGCAGCCTACACATTGTGATGATAttatattgcttttattatttttgtacatttgaaTAACTAGATTATGCTATACTGTTCATTCCCAATGAGAACTCTGTAATGATTTTAGCACGTTGTTATCCCCATAATCAAAATTTCCTCCTCATTTTCTCAATTCTTGTAAGTTTAGCCACAGCCCAGTTGGCTGGATCAATGGATGGAGGGAATCACTCGGTGGTGTCTGAGTTTGTGTTTCTGGGACTCACTCGTTCGTGGGAGATCCAGCTTCTCCTCCTGGTGTTCTCCTCTGTGCTCTATGTGGCAACCATGACTGGCAACATCCTCATTGTGTTTTCTGTGACCACTGATCCTCACTTGCACTCCCCCATGTACTTCTTACTGGCAGGTCTCTCCTTCATTGACTTGGGAGCCTGCTCTGTCACTTCTCCCAAGATGATTTATGACCTTTTCAGAAAGCGCAAAGTCATCTCCTTTGGAGGCTGCATCACCCAGATCTTCTTCATCCATGTCATTGGTGGTGTGGAGATGGTGCTGCTCATGGCCATGGCCTTTGACAGATATGTGGCCATATGCAAGCCTCTGCACTACCTGACCATCATGAGCCCACGGATGTGCATTTTGTTTCTGGCTGCTGCCTGGGGCCTTGGCGTTTTTCACTCACTGTTCCAACTGGCATTTCTTATTAATATACCCTTCTGTGGCCCTAATACATTGGACAGCTTTTACTGTGACCTCCCTCTGCTTATCAGATTGGCCTGTGCAGACACCTACAAATTGCAGTTGATGGTCACTGTCAACAGTGGGTTTATCTGCGTTGGCTCTTTCTTT from Ictidomys tridecemlineatus isolate mIctTri1 chromosome 5, mIctTri1.hap1, whole genome shotgun sequence includes:
- the LOC101955035 gene encoding olfactory receptor 4F3/4F16/4F29 encodes the protein MDGGNHSVVSEFVFLGLTRSWEIQLLLLVFSSVLYVATMTGNILIVFSVTTDPHLHSPMYFLLAGLSFIDLGACSVTSPKMIYDLFRKRKVISFGGCITQIFFIHVIGGVEMVLLMAMAFDRYVAICKPLHYLTIMSPRMCILFLAAAWGLGVFHSLFQLAFLINIPFCGPNTLDSFYCDLPLLIRLACADTYKLQLMVTVNSGFICVGSFFMVLISYVFILFTVWKHSSGGSSKALSTLSAHITVVLLFFGPALFVYAWPHSNSQIDKFLAIFDAVLTPFLNPVVYTLRNKEMKAAMKRVCRQLVIYRKIS